Proteins encoded in a region of the Zea mays cultivar B73 chromosome 2, Zm-B73-REFERENCE-NAM-5.0, whole genome shotgun sequence genome:
- the LOC103648268 gene encoding 9-cis-epoxycarotenoid dioxygenase NCED4, chloroplastic — translation MASSSISAPAPPAAPAPGRPKKQSQLNPSTGKTRTPVPARPMRAAPTPARHEAAAKWNPLQRLAAAALDALEEGLVAGVLERAHPLPRTADPAVQIAGNYAPVGERPPSGELPVSGRVPACLDGVYVRNGANPLHAPRAGHHLFDGDGMLHAVRLRGGRAQSYACRFTETARLRQERALGRAVFPKAIGELHGHSGVARLLLFGARSLCGVLDASQGIGVANAGLVYHNNRLLAMSEDDLPYHVRVTADGDLETAGRYDFGGQLDAAMIAHPKLDPATGELFALSYNVVSRPFLKYFYFTADGRKSPDVEIPVDAPTMMHDFAVTENHAIIPDQQIVFKLQEMVLGGSPVVYDRNKTARFGVLPKRATDASRLQWVDVPDCFCFHLWNAWEDEATGEIVVIGSCMTPADAVFNESAGEESFRSVLSEIRLDPRTGTSSRRAVLSDADQVNLEAGMVNRQLLGRKTRYAYLAIAEPWPKVSGFAKVDLEAGTVEKFVYGEGRYGGEPCFVPRPDAPAAEDDGYVLCYVHDEGRGASEMLVVNARDMRAEAAVKLPSRVPYGLHGTFIAGKELQRQA, via the coding sequence ATGGCGTCGTCCTCCATCTCTGCTCCAGCTCCACCGGCGGCTCCGGCGCCGGGCAGGCCCAAGAAGCAGTCCCAGCTCAACCCCAGCACCGGCAAGACCAGGACCccggtccccgcgcggccaatgcGCGCGGCTCCGACGCCGGCGCGCCACGAGGCGGCCGCCAAGTGGAACCCGCTCCAGCGGCTCGCCGCGGCGGCGCTCGACGCGCTGGAGGAGGGGCTCGTGGCGGGCGTCCTGGAGCGCGCGCACCCGCTGCCACGGACCGCCGACCCGGCCGTCCAGATCGCCGGCAACTACGCGCCCGTCGGGGAGCGCCCGCCCAGCGGCGAGCTCCCGGTGTCCGGCCGCGTCCCGGCGTGCCTCGACGGCGTGTACGTCCGCAACGGCGCCAACCCGCTCCACGCGCCGCGCGCGGGGCACCACCTCTTCGACGGCGACGGCATGCTGCACGCCGTGCGGCTCCGCGGGGGCCGCGCCCAGTCCTACGCGTGCCGGTTCACGGAGACGGCGCGGCTCCGGCAGGAGCGCGCCCTCGGCAGGGCCGTCTTCCCCAAGGCCATCGGCGAGCTGCACGGCCACTCCGGCGTGGCGCGCCTGCTCCTCTTCGGGGCCCGCTCCCTCTGCGGCGTGCTCGACGCGTCGCAGGGGATCGGGGTCGCCAACGCCGGCCTGGTGTACCATAACAACCGCCTCCTCGCCATGTCGGAGGACGACCTCCCGTACCACGTGCGCGTCACCGCCGACGGCGACCTCGAGACCGCCGGGCGCTACGACTTCGGCGGCCAGCTCGACGCCGCAATGAtcgcgcaccccaagctggacccggCCACCGGCGAGCTCTTCGCGCTCAGCTACAATGTCGTGTCCAGGCCCTTCCTCAAGTACTTCTACTTCACCGCCGACGGCCGCAAGTCCCCCGACGTCGAGATCCCCGTCGACGCGCCCACCATGATGCACGACTTCGCCGTCACCGAGAACCACGCCATCATCCCCGACCAGCAGATCGTGTTCAAGCTCCAGGAGATGGTGCTGGGCGGCTCCCCCGTGGTGTACGACAGGAACAAGACCGCGCGGTTCGGTGTGCTGCCGAAGCGCGCCACCGACGCGTCGCGGCTGCAGTGGGTGGACGTCCCCGACTGCTTCTGCTTCCACCTCTGGAACGCGTGGGAGGACGAGGCCACGGGCGAGATCGTGGTGATCGGGTCCTGCATGACCCCGGCCGACGCCGTGTTCAACGAGTCCGCCGGCGAGGAGAGCTTCCGCAGCGTGCTGTCGGAGATCCGCCTGGACCCGCGCACCGGCACGTCCTCGCGGCGCGCGGTCCTGAGCGACGCCGACCAGGTGAACCTGGAGGCCGGCATGGTGAACCGGCAGCTGCTGGGCAGGAAGACGCGCTACGCCTACCTCGCCATCGCCGAGCCGTGGCCCAAGGTGTCGGGCTTCGCCAAGGTGGACCTCGAGGCCGGCACCGTGGAGAAGTTCGTCTACGGCGAGGGCCGGTACGGCGGCGAGCCCTGCTTCGTGCCGCGCCCGGACGCCCCGGCCGCGGAGGATGACGGGTACGTGCTGTGCTACGTGCACGACGAGGGCCGCGGCGCGTCGGAAATGCTCGTCGTCAACGCCCGCGACATGCGGGCCGAGGCCGCCGTGAAGCTGCCGAGCCGCGTCCCGTACGGGTTGCACGGCACGTTCATCGCCGGCAAGGAGCTGCAGCGGCAGGCCTAG